In Oryza sativa Japonica Group chromosome 11, ASM3414082v1, the following are encoded in one genomic region:
- the LOC4350946 gene encoding uncharacterized protein isoform X1, whose product MGSFKGHVLPGTLFLAVGAWHVWAAAARFAADPRGFRLRAWNPVDVGGGGAPAWLPAHLELYVIAGGAFLDMCVEVLYSTHLHIFADGGINPAHLNDLEHGGMLLMFFLFGILALLSQKTRVCRYLPLPEGALCLVASTAFMAELLLFYFHSTTHQGLEGYYHYLLVVVVALCVATTVLGALLPASFPVDIASGAAIALQGLWFYQTAFTLYGPSLPAGCRRDADGHIDCHTHAAQERAEQLANFQLFGLVFLVCAYALGCFAVAAARHGHPDLATMHAKHVAAMEAQLAGAGAGEGDRFVGSALPLEDTAI is encoded by the exons ATGGGGTCGTTCAAGGGGCACGTGCTGCCGGGGACGCTGTTCCTGGCGGTGGGGGCGTGGCAcgtgtgggcggcggcggcgaggttcgccgccgaccCGCGCGGGTTCAGGCTGCGCGCCTGGAACCCCgtggacgtcggcggcggcggcgcgccggcgtggCTCCCCGCCCACCTCGAGCTCTACGTCATTGCCGGCGGCGCCTTCCTCGACATGTGCGTCGAGGTGCTCTACTCCACCCACCTCCACATCTTCGCCGACGGCGGCATCAACCCCGCCCACCTCAACGACCTCGAGCACGGCGGCATGCTCctcatgttcttcctcttcggcatcctcgccctcctctcccaaAAAACCAG GGTTTGCAGGTACCTGCCGTTGCCGGAGGGGGCGCTGTGCCTGGTGGCGTCGACGGCGTTCATGGCGGAGCTCCTCCTCTTCTACTTCCACTCCACCACCCACCAGGGCCTCGAGGGCTACTACCActacctcctcgtcgtcgtcgtcgcgctctgcgtcgccaccaccgtgctcggcgccctcctccccgcGAGCTTCCCCGTCGACATCGccagcggcgccgccatcgcgcTCCAGGGCCTCTGGTTCTACCAGACGGCGTTCACGCTCTACGGGCCCTCGCTGCCGGCGGGCTGCCGCCGCGACGCCGACGGCCACATCGACTGCCACACCCACGCCGCCCAGGAGCGCGCCGAGCAGCTCGCCAACTTCCAGCTGTTCGGCCTCGTCTTCCTCGTCTGCGCCTACGCGCTCGggtgcttcgccgtcgccgcggcgaggCACGGGCACCCCGACCTGGCCACGATGCACGCCAAGCACGTCGCCGCCATGGAGGcgcagctcgccggcgccggcgccggcgagggggacAGGTTCGTCGGCTCTGCGCTGCCGCTGGAGGACACCGCGATCTAA
- the LOC4350946 gene encoding uncharacterized protein isoform X2 — protein sequence MGSFKGHVLPGTLFLAVGAWHVWAAAARFAADPRGFRLRAWNPVDVGGGGAPAWLPAHLELYVIAGGAFLDMCVEVLYSTHLHIFADGGINPAHLNDLEHGGMLLMFFLFGILALLSQKTRYLPLPEGALCLVASTAFMAELLLFYFHSTTHQGLEGYYHYLLVVVVALCVATTVLGALLPASFPVDIASGAAIALQGLWFYQTAFTLYGPSLPAGCRRDADGHIDCHTHAAQERAEQLANFQLFGLVFLVCAYALGCFAVAAARHGHPDLATMHAKHVAAMEAQLAGAGAGEGDRFVGSALPLEDTAI from the exons ATGGGGTCGTTCAAGGGGCACGTGCTGCCGGGGACGCTGTTCCTGGCGGTGGGGGCGTGGCAcgtgtgggcggcggcggcgaggttcgccgccgaccCGCGCGGGTTCAGGCTGCGCGCCTGGAACCCCgtggacgtcggcggcggcggcgcgccggcgtggCTCCCCGCCCACCTCGAGCTCTACGTCATTGCCGGCGGCGCCTTCCTCGACATGTGCGTCGAGGTGCTCTACTCCACCCACCTCCACATCTTCGCCGACGGCGGCATCAACCCCGCCCACCTCAACGACCTCGAGCACGGCGGCATGCTCctcatgttcttcctcttcggcatcctcgccctcctctcccaaAAAACCAG GTACCTGCCGTTGCCGGAGGGGGCGCTGTGCCTGGTGGCGTCGACGGCGTTCATGGCGGAGCTCCTCCTCTTCTACTTCCACTCCACCACCCACCAGGGCCTCGAGGGCTACTACCActacctcctcgtcgtcgtcgtcgcgctctgcgtcgccaccaccgtgctcggcgccctcctccccgcGAGCTTCCCCGTCGACATCGccagcggcgccgccatcgcgcTCCAGGGCCTCTGGTTCTACCAGACGGCGTTCACGCTCTACGGGCCCTCGCTGCCGGCGGGCTGCCGCCGCGACGCCGACGGCCACATCGACTGCCACACCCACGCCGCCCAGGAGCGCGCCGAGCAGCTCGCCAACTTCCAGCTGTTCGGCCTCGTCTTCCTCGTCTGCGCCTACGCGCTCGggtgcttcgccgtcgccgcggcgaggCACGGGCACCCCGACCTGGCCACGATGCACGCCAAGCACGTCGCCGCCATGGAGGcgcagctcgccggcgccggcgccggcgagggggacAGGTTCGTCGGCTCTGCGCTGCCGCTGGAGGACACCGCGATCTAA